A genomic window from Erythrobacter sp. BLCC-B19 includes:
- the gltB gene encoding glutamate synthase large subunit, with amino-acid sequence MGYPSAQGLYDPANEHDACGVGMVAHIKGEKSHAIISSALEILEKLDHRGAVGADPLLGDGAGILIQIPDPLIRRWADAQGHDLPQPGDYAVGMCFLPQDAAARDFVKARMEAFTAKEGQSFIGWREVPTTPEGLGAAVIASMPVIEMAVIARGPNCADQDAFERKLLTIRKQVQNPLAQLAEKHGLPGVTETYIPSFSTRTVVYKGLLLATQVGSFYDDLRDPACVSALGLVHQRFSTNTFPSWRLAHPFRFIAHNGEINTVRGNVNWMNARRRTMESELLGPDLDKMWPIIPHGQSDTACLDNALELLIAGGYSLAHAMMILIPEAWAGNPLMTPERRAFYEYHAALMEPWDGPASVCFTDGRQIGATLDRNGLRPARFCVTKDDIVCLASESGVLPFAEADIVRKWRLQPGKMLLIDLEQGRIIEDDELKADLATAEPYAEWLHQAQYKLADITDVVPELAAIPAEEGTLLQRQQAFGYTQEDITRFLEPMAVDADDPIGSMGTDTPIAVLSDRARLLYDYFKQNFAQVTNPPIDPIREELVMSLTSMIGPRPNLLGRDAGTHKRLEVDQPILTNEDLAKIRSVEEALDGAFRCATIDITWDAKSGAEGLEMALKEMCWAATEAVLQDHNILVLSDRGQSEGRVPMPALLATAAVHHHLVRQGLRMQTGLVVETGEAREVHHFCVLAGYGAEAINPYLAFETLEALRAKRHPDLPATKVQQNFIKAIGKGIRKVMSKMGISTYQSYCGAQIFDAVGLSSAFVEKYFTGTATTIEGIGLAEVAEEALRRHGQAYGDNPLYDGMLDVGGIYQYRLRGEEHAWTPQNVAQLQHAVRGNDSKNYEEFAKSINEQSERLLTIRGLLEFKKADKPIPLDEVEPASEIVKRFSTGAMSLGSISHEAHSTMAIAMNRIGGRSNTGEGGEEPFRFKPLANGDSMRSRIKQVASGRFGVTTEYLVNSDDIQIKMAQGAKPGEGGQLPGHKVDKRIGAVRHSTPGVGLISPPPHHDIYSIEDLAQLIHDLKNVNPVARISVKLVSEVGVGTVAAGVSKARADHVTIAGYDGGTGASPLTSLTHAGSPWEIGLAETQQTLLLNDLRQRIAVQVDGGLRTGRDVAIGALLGADEFGFATAPLIAAGCIMMRKCHLNTCPVGVATQDPVLRARFTGQPEHVVNYMFFVAEELRAIMAELGFRTVAEMVGRVDRLDTRRMERHWKARGIDLSRILHQVPLKEGASLRQIGEQDHGLEGALDNKLIADCRTAIDTKAPVQLEYAVRNVNRTVGAMLSGEVAKAHGHEGLPTDTIRINLTGVAGQSFGAWLAHGVTLDLVGDANDYVGKGLSGGRIIVRQPAEAPRASNENIIVGNTVMYGAIAGEAFFNGVAGERFAVRNSGAIAVVEGTGDHGCEYMTGGVVVVLGKTGRNFAAGMSGGVAYVYDPDGAFEKLVNHAQVDLLPISAAPDADEGTGRPSQRPRSVHDFGMGDMLRHDAERLRILVERHQLHTGSKLAGALLADWDEALGKFVKVMPRDYAAALKKLEAERHEAASVAAE; translated from the coding sequence ATGGGTTACCCCTCCGCCCAGGGTCTCTATGACCCCGCCAACGAACACGACGCCTGCGGCGTCGGCATGGTTGCGCATATCAAGGGAGAGAAAAGCCACGCGATCATTTCGAGCGCGCTCGAGATTCTCGAAAAGCTCGATCATCGCGGCGCTGTGGGTGCCGATCCGCTGCTGGGCGATGGCGCGGGGATTCTGATCCAGATTCCCGATCCGCTGATTCGCCGTTGGGCGGATGCGCAGGGCCATGATCTGCCGCAGCCGGGCGACTATGCCGTGGGGATGTGCTTCCTGCCGCAGGACGCGGCCGCGCGCGATTTCGTCAAGGCGCGGATGGAGGCCTTCACCGCCAAGGAAGGCCAGTCCTTCATCGGCTGGCGCGAAGTGCCGACCACGCCCGAAGGCCTCGGCGCGGCGGTGATCGCCTCGATGCCGGTGATCGAGATGGCGGTAATCGCGCGTGGGCCGAACTGCGCCGATCAGGACGCTTTCGAGAGGAAGCTGCTGACCATCCGCAAGCAGGTGCAGAACCCGCTCGCGCAGCTCGCCGAAAAGCACGGCCTGCCTGGGGTGACCGAGACCTATATCCCCTCCTTCTCGACCCGCACCGTGGTCTACAAGGGGCTGCTGCTGGCGACGCAGGTCGGCTCTTTCTATGACGATCTGCGCGATCCAGCCTGCGTTTCGGCGCTGGGCCTCGTGCACCAGCGTTTCAGCACCAACACCTTCCCGAGCTGGCGCCTCGCCCACCCGTTCCGCTTCATCGCCCACAACGGCGAGATCAACACGGTGCGCGGCAACGTCAACTGGATGAACGCCCGCCGCCGCACGATGGAAAGCGAGCTGCTGGGGCCGGACCTCGACAAGATGTGGCCGATCATCCCGCATGGGCAATCGGACACGGCGTGCCTCGACAACGCCTTGGAACTGCTGATCGCGGGCGGATACAGCCTTGCCCACGCGATGATGATCCTCATCCCCGAGGCCTGGGCCGGCAACCCGCTGATGACGCCCGAGCGGCGCGCCTTCTACGAATATCACGCCGCGCTGATGGAGCCGTGGGACGGCCCGGCTTCGGTGTGCTTCACCGACGGCCGCCAGATCGGCGCGACGCTCGACCGCAACGGGCTGCGTCCGGCGCGCTTCTGTGTGACGAAGGACGACATCGTCTGCCTCGCTTCGGAAAGCGGCGTGCTGCCGTTTGCCGAAGCGGACATCGTGCGCAAGTGGCGGCTGCAGCCGGGCAAGATGCTGCTGATCGACCTCGAACAGGGCCGCATCATCGAGGATGACGAGCTCAAGGCCGATCTCGCCACGGCCGAGCCCTATGCCGAGTGGCTGCATCAGGCCCAATACAAGCTCGCCGACATCACCGACGTGGTGCCTGAATTGGCAGCAATCCCGGCGGAAGAGGGCACCTTGCTCCAGCGCCAGCAGGCTTTCGGCTACACGCAGGAAGACATCACCCGCTTCCTTGAGCCGATGGCGGTGGATGCGGACGATCCCATCGGTTCGATGGGCACGGATACGCCGATTGCGGTGCTCTCTGACCGCGCAAGACTGCTTTACGACTACTTCAAGCAGAACTTTGCGCAGGTCACCAACCCGCCGATCGACCCGATCCGCGAGGAACTGGTGATGAGCCTCACCAGCATGATCGGCCCGCGCCCGAACCTTCTCGGCCGCGATGCGGGGACGCACAAGCGCCTCGAGGTCGATCAGCCGATCCTGACGAACGAGGATCTCGCCAAGATCCGCTCGGTGGAAGAGGCGCTCGACGGCGCGTTCCGCTGCGCCACCATCGACATCACATGGGATGCCAAGAGCGGGGCCGAAGGCCTTGAAATGGCCCTGAAAGAAATGTGCTGGGCCGCGACCGAGGCGGTGCTGCAGGACCACAACATCCTCGTCCTGAGCGATCGCGGCCAGAGCGAGGGGCGCGTGCCGATGCCCGCGCTGCTCGCGACGGCGGCGGTGCATCACCACCTCGTTCGCCAAGGCCTGCGGATGCAGACCGGCCTCGTGGTCGAAACCGGCGAAGCGCGCGAGGTGCATCACTTCTGCGTGCTGGCGGGCTATGGCGCCGAGGCGATCAACCCCTATCTCGCCTTCGAGACGCTGGAAGCCCTGCGTGCCAAGCGGCACCCCGATCTGCCCGCCACCAAGGTGCAGCAGAACTTCATCAAGGCGATCGGCAAGGGCATCCGCAAGGTCATGTCCAAGATGGGCATCTCGACCTACCAGTCGTACTGCGGCGCGCAAATCTTCGACGCGGTGGGGCTGTCGAGCGCCTTCGTCGAGAAGTACTTCACCGGCACTGCCACCACCATCGAAGGTATCGGCCTTGCCGAAGTCGCCGAGGAAGCGCTGCGCCGCCACGGGCAGGCCTATGGCGACAACCCGCTCTATGACGGGATGCTCGATGTCGGCGGGATCTACCAGTACCGCCTGCGCGGCGAGGAGCACGCCTGGACGCCGCAGAACGTCGCGCAGCTCCAGCACGCGGTGCGCGGCAATGATTCCAAGAATTACGAGGAATTCGCCAAGTCGATCAACGAGCAGTCCGAACGGCTGCTGACCATCCGCGGGTTGCTCGAATTCAAGAAGGCCGACAAGCCGATCCCGCTCGACGAGGTGGAACCCGCGAGCGAGATCGTGAAGCGGTTCTCGACCGGCGCGATGAGCCTCGGCTCGATCAGCCACGAAGCGCACTCGACCATGGCGATCGCGATGAACCGCATCGGCGGGCGCTCGAACACGGGCGAGGGCGGGGAAGAGCCGTTCCGCTTCAAGCCGCTCGCCAATGGCGATTCGATGCGCAGCCGGATCAAGCAGGTCGCGTCCGGGCGGTTCGGCGTCACCACCGAATATCTCGTCAATTCGGACGACATCCAGATCAAGATGGCGCAGGGCGCCAAGCCCGGCGAGGGCGGGCAGCTTCCGGGGCACAAGGTCGACAAGCGCATCGGGGCGGTGCGGCACTCGACCCCGGGTGTGGGCCTGATCTCGCCGCCGCCGCACCACGACATCTATTCGATCGAAGACCTCGCGCAGCTCATTCACGATCTCAAGAACGTGAACCCGGTCGCGCGTATCTCCGTGAAGCTGGTGTCCGAAGTTGGCGTCGGCACGGTTGCGGCGGGCGTCTCCAAGGCGCGCGCGGATCACGTGACGATTGCGGGCTATGACGGGGGCACGGGCGCTTCGCCGCTGACTTCGCTGACCCACGCGGGCTCGCCGTGGGAGATCGGCCTTGCCGAGACCCAGCAAACGCTGCTGCTCAACGATCTGCGCCAGCGGATCGCGGTGCAGGTCGATGGCGGCCTGCGCACCGGGCGCGACGTTGCCATTGGCGCGCTGCTCGGCGCGGACGAGTTCGGCTTTGCCACCGCGCCGCTGATTGCGGCGGGGTGCATCATGATGCGCAAGTGCCACCTCAACACCTGCCCCGTCGGCGTCGCCACGCAAGACCCGGTGCTGCGCGCGCGCTTCACTGGCCAGCCGGAACACGTGGTCAACTACATGTTCTTCGTCGCCGAGGAACTGCGGGCGATCATGGCCGAGCTGGGCTTCCGCACCGTCGCCGAAATGGTCGGCCGGGTCGACCGGCTCGACACCCGCCGGATGGAGCGCCACTGGAAGGCGCGCGGGATCGACCTGTCGCGCATCCTCCACCAGGTGCCGCTCAAGGAAGGCGCTTCGCTGCGCCAGATCGGCGAACAGGATCACGGCCTCGAGGGCGCACTCGACAACAAGCTGATCGCCGATTGCCGCACCGCCATCGACACCAAGGCGCCGGTGCAGCTCGAATATGCCGTGCGCAACGTCAACCGCACGGTCGGCGCGATGCTCTCGGGCGAGGTTGCCAAGGCCCACGGGCATGAAGGCCTGCCGACCGACACGATCCGCATCAACCTGACGGGCGTGGCCGGGCAGAGCTTCGGCGCGTGGCTGGCCCATGGGGTGACGCTCGATCTGGTCGGCGATGCCAATGACTATGTCGGCAAGGGGCTCTCGGGCGGGCGCATCATCGTGCGCCAGCCGGCAGAGGCTCCCCGCGCGTCGAACGAGAACATCATCGTCGGCAACACGGTGATGTACGGCGCGATTGCGGGCGAGGCCTTTTTCAATGGCGTCGCGGGCGAGCGCTTCGCGGTGCGGAACTCGGGCGCCATCGCGGTGGTCGAAGGCACCGGGGATCACGGCTGCGAATACATGACCGGCGGCGTCGTCGTCGTGCTCGGCAAGACCGGGCGCAACTTCGCGGCGGGCATGAGCGGCGGGGTCGCCTATGTCTATGATCCGGACGGCGCTTTCGAGAAGCTCGTGAACCACGCGCAGGTTGATCTGCTGCCGATTTCGGCCGCGCCGGATGCGGACGAGGGCACGGGCCGCCCGTCGCAGCGTCCGCGCTCGGTCCACGATTTCGGCATGGGCGATATGCTGCGCCACGATGCCGAGCGGCTGCGCATCCTTGTCGAGCGGCACCAGCTCCACACCGGCTCCAAGCTGGCGGGCGCGCTGCTCGCCGATTGGGACGAGGCGCTGGGCAAGTTCGTCAAGGTGATGCCGCGCGACTATGCGGCGGCGCTGAAGAAGCTCGAAGCCGAGCGGCACGAGGCAGCAAGCGTCGCGGCGGAGTGA
- a CDS encoding TIGR04063 family PEP-CTERM/XrtA system glycosyltransferase produces the protein MTRVLHVLDHSLPLHSGYTFRTRAILKAQECHGLEVRGITGQRHNLEAPGGPSPEAADGLTFHRTPGTPSGPPPLRELGEIEALTASILALADEWRPDIIHAHSPALCGAAAERAARALGVPFVYEIRAFWEDAAVGNLTGTQGNLKYRLTRALETRVAKAADALFAICDGLRQDLAARGIPAERIHVMRNGVDLDLFGEPVARDEALADALGIAPGAPVIGYIGSFYAYEGVDDLIAAMPILRQSHPEARLLLVGAGPMADSWRVAAAALPEPEAVIFTGRVPHTEVERYYSLVDVLAYPRKSQRLTDLVTPLKPLEAMAQRRLVAASSVGGHRELIEDGVTGTLFAPDDPAACAAALARLLDNRGDWEAMKDRAVTHVRTRHDWATNARDYLSVYHLLIAQSESGAAGRKAATSG, from the coding sequence ATGACCCGCGTCCTCCACGTTCTCGACCACTCGCTGCCGCTCCATTCGGGCTACACCTTTCGCACCCGCGCGATCCTGAAAGCGCAGGAGTGCCACGGGCTTGAGGTGCGCGGGATCACCGGGCAGCGCCACAATCTCGAAGCGCCTGGCGGCCCCTCGCCCGAGGCCGCCGATGGCCTCACCTTCCACCGCACCCCCGGCACGCCGTCCGGCCCGCCGCCTTTGCGCGAGCTGGGCGAGATCGAGGCGCTGACCGCGTCGATCCTGGCGCTCGCCGATGAATGGCGGCCCGACATCATCCACGCCCATTCGCCCGCCCTGTGCGGCGCGGCGGCAGAGCGTGCCGCGCGGGCGCTGGGCGTGCCCTTCGTCTATGAGATCCGCGCCTTCTGGGAGGATGCCGCGGTCGGCAATCTCACCGGCACGCAAGGCAATCTGAAATACCGCCTGACCCGCGCGCTCGAAACGCGGGTGGCCAAGGCCGCCGACGCGCTGTTTGCGATCTGCGACGGGCTGAGGCAGGATCTCGCAGCGCGCGGTATCCCAGCCGAGCGCATCCATGTCATGCGCAACGGGGTCGATCTCGACCTGTTCGGCGAGCCGGTGGCGCGGGACGAGGCACTGGCCGACGCGCTGGGCATTGCGCCGGGCGCTCCGGTGATCGGCTATATCGGCAGCTTCTATGCCTATGAGGGCGTCGATGATCTGATCGCAGCCATGCCGATCCTGCGCCAGTCACACCCCGAGGCGCGGCTGCTGCTGGTGGGCGCCGGGCCGATGGCGGACAGCTGGCGCGTCGCTGCCGCCGCGCTGCCCGAGCCCGAAGCCGTGATCTTCACCGGCCGCGTGCCCCATACCGAGGTCGAGCGCTATTACTCACTGGTCGACGTGCTCGCCTATCCGCGCAAGAGCCAGCGGTTGACCGATCTCGTCACGCCCTTGAAGCCGCTGGAGGCGATGGCGCAGCGCCGTCTGGTCGCTGCCTCTTCTGTCGGCGGGCACCGCGAGCTGATCGAGGATGGGGTGACCGGCACCCTGTTCGCCCCCGACGATCCCGCCGCCTGCGCCGCAGCGCTCGCGCGTTTGCTCGACAATCGGGGCGATTGGGAGGCGATGAAGGACCGCGCCGTCACCCATGTCCGCACCCGCCACGACTGGGCCACCAATGCGCGCGATTATCTGTCTGTTTACCATCTCTTGATAGCGCAGAGCGAGAGCGGCGCTGCGGGGCGCAAGGCCGCCACGTCAGGATGA